The window GGGTTCGTCGCCGTGGATCAGATAAACCGGTGCCAGACCCTTTGCCAGCTGGCCCGCCAGTCGATCCGCATACACGCGCATCAGGAAGTCCCCCGCGCGTATCTTGCCGCGATCCGGCGCAGGATGCGCAAGGCAACCTCGTGAACCATGGCGGCACGCAGGCGCTGTTCCTCCGCTTCCATGGCAAGCACTTCCTTCCTCTCGTAGAGAAAACTGCGTTGCACCTGAACGACGGTCCCGGGAACCAGTGTCTTGCCCGCGCCGTCATTCACCGTGGCGACAGCCTCCAACTGCAACCGATACTCCGAAGTCTTGCCGCTTATGCTGAGGGCCAGGCTGGAGCGGGTGAAATGCTCTTTCGAGATCCGCAGCACGGGGGCCTTGGGATCGCTAGTGACCGCGACGCCGTAACGTTCCTGCAGCAATCGGGTGAGTTCGTATTTCAGTGCGTCGCTGGTCTTGCTCGTACCCTCGAGTCGCAACGAATCCAGCGACTTCGGCCACGGAACCACATCACCGGCGCCGCGCAAGTGAAAGCCACAGGCCGACAGGACGACGGCGACCGTCGTGATCGCAACGAAGGAAGAGATTCTACTGGGCGACCACATTGACCAGTTTTCCCGGCACGACGATCACCTTGCGCACCGTCTTGCCATCAATATGCCGAGTCACGTTCTCGCTTGCCAGCGCGATCTTCTCCACCGCCGCCTTGTCCGCCTGCGCCGGTACCGTGATCTTGTCGCGCAGCTTGCCGTTCACCTGCACCACCAGCTCGATCTCGTCCTGCACCAGGGCAGCCTCATCCACTTCGGGCCAGGGTGCGTCGATGATGTCGCCGTCAAAACCCAGCTCGTGCCAAAGCACATGAGTGATGTGCGGGGCAATGGGTGCCAGGAGTCGCAACAACACGGAGAGACCATCAGACACAACCAAGCGATGAGCAGAATCATGCTTGTCCGGTGGTGACGTCTTCTCCAGTGCATTCAACATCTTCATGCCTGCTGCAACCACGGTATTGAACTGATACTTGGCGAAATCGTGGGTCGCCTGCTTCAGGTTCTGATGCACCTCACGGTGAATCGAGGCAAGCGAAGAAGGTAGGTCATTCCGCACCTTGTCGGCAACGAATTGTTCCTTATGGGCCATGCGAGCGGTTTTCTTGTTTGACTCTGCAAACGTCCACAGGCGCTTGAGAAACCGGTACGCACCCTGGACCGCGCTGTCCGACCATTCGAGCGTGTCTTCCGGCGGCGCGGCGAACATCATGAACAGGCGTGCGGTGTCGGCGCCGTATTGCTCGATCAGGGCCTGGGGGTCGACGCCGTTGTTCTTGGACTTGGACATGGTGCCAATGCCGCCGGACTCCACCGGCTGGCCGTCGCTCTTGAGGATGGCGCCGGTGCGCTGGCCCTTGCCGTCGGAGCTAACCTCGACCTCGGCCGGATTGAAGTACCGGATGCGTCCGCTCTCCGGATGACGGAAAAAGATCTCGTTGAGCACCATGCCCTGGGTCAGCAGGCGCTGGAACGGCTCGTCGCCCTGTACCAGCTTGAGATCGCGCATGACCTTCCACCAGAAGCGCGAGTACAGAAGATGGAGAATTGCATGCTCGATGCCGCCAATGTACTGGTCGACCGGCATCCAGGCGTTGACCTCGTCCCCCACCATGGCCTGGTCGTTGCGTGCCGAGCAGTAGCGCGCGTAGTACCAGGAGGAGTCGACGAAGGTGTCCATGGTGTCGGTCTCGCGCCGCGCCGGCTTGCCGCACTTCGGGCAGTCGACGTTCACGAAGTCCTCGCGCCGGTTCAGCGGATTGCCGCTGCCGTCGGGCACGCAGTCTTCCGGCAACACGACCGGCAGCTGCTCGTCCGGTACCGGCACATCGCCGCAGTGATCGCAATGTATTATAGGTATGGGGCAACCCCAGTAGCGCTGGCGCGAGATGCCCCAGTCGCGCAGGCGCCACTGCACCTGCTTGTCGCCCAGGCCTTTCGCCTTGAGGTCGGCGGCGATGGCGTCCACCGCCTCCTTGTAATTCAGGCCATCGTACTTGCCGGAATTCACGCAGCGGCCGTTTTCCTTGTCCGCATACCAGTCGGCCCAGGCCTGGTCGGAAAATTCCTCGCCGGAGACCTCGATCACCGGTTTGATGGGCAGGCCGTACTCTTGCGCGAAATGAAAGTCGCGCTCGTCGTGGGCCGGCACCGCCATGACCGCGCCCTCGCCGTAGGCCATGAGTACGTAGTTGCCGACCCACACCGGGACCTTCTCGCCGGTCAGGGGATGGACCACATCGATGCCCGCGGGCATGCCCTTCTTCTCCATGGTTGCGAGGTCGGCCTCCATGACCGTGCCCTGCTTGCACTCCTCGACGAAGGCGGCGAGCTTCGCGTCCTTCTTCGCCGCGTGTTCCGCCAGCGGATGCTCGGCCGCGATGGCGCAAAAGGTCACGCCCATGATGGTGTCGGCACGGGTGGTGAACACCCACAGCTTTTCTTCCTTTCCGTCCAGCGTGTAGGGAAAGGCAAAGCGCACACCGGTGCTCTTGCCGATCCAGTTCGCCTGCATGGCCCGCACACGCTCGGGCCAGTCATGCAACTGATCCAGGTCCGACAGCAGTTCCTCGGCGTAGTCGGTGATGCGCAGGTAGTACATGGGGATCTCGCGCTTCTCCACCAGCGCGCCGGTGCGCCAGCCGCGACCGTCGATCACCTGCTCGTTCGCCAGTACCGTCTGGTCCACCGGATCCCAGTTGACCGTACCCGTCTTCTTATAGGCGATACCCTGCTCCAACATGCGCAGGAACATCCACTGGTTCCAGCGATAGTACTGCGGGTTGCAGGTGGCCAGTTCCCGCTCCCAGTCGATGGCAAAGCCCAGGGACTTGAGCTGCTTGCGCATGTAATCGATGTTGTCGTATGTCCATTTCGCCGGCGGTACCTGGTTCTGCATGGCGGCGTTCTCCGCCGGCAGACCGAAGGCATCCCATCCCATGGGTTGCAGCACATCCCGACCGCGCATGCGCTGGTAGCGGGCGATGGCATCGCCAATGGTGTAGTTGCGCACATGACCCATGTGCAGCTTGCCCGAGGGATAGGGAAACATGGACAGACAATAGAACTTGTCCCGTGCCGGTGACTCGGCGGCGCGGAAACTCTTCTGCTTTTCCCAGTAGTCCCGGGCAGCCTTTTCTACTTCTTGGGGTACGTAATCTTCGTTGTCCATTGTGTCGGGATCGGGGAGTAAGCTTGAAAATCCGGCCAAGAATACCGGATTCCCCGACGGACGTCCCGCCCGCCTTCAGTTGCGCGCGGCGCGCCGGTTCAGTGCGAACAGCGCCAACAGGCCGATAATGAGCAGTGCCACCACCGGCACATTCCGGAACCGCACGTAGGGAGTCAGGCCGGTGCGGCCTTGTACCGTTGCCATGAGCACACCCTGCTGAAATTGCCCCGACTCCGCAAGGACGTGGCCCCGGGCATCGATCGCCGCCGACAGGCCGGCATTGTCGACGCGCAGCACCGGACGGTCGGTCTCAATGGCGCGCATGCGCGCCATTTGCAGCAGCTGGTGGGGTGCCAGTGAATCTCCATACCACGCGTTCTCGCTGATATTGACGATCATCGTCGCGGCCGGGGCCTTGGCCGCGGTCTCGGCGGCAAATATGGTTTCGTAGCAGATGGCCATGCCAGCCTTCTGTCCTGCGACCTTCAGCGGGGGTTGACCGACCGGTCCGGCAGAGAAATCGGCCATGGGGATGTCCATGGAATTGAGCAACCAGCGGAAGACCGGATCCAGCGGCGGATACTCCCCGAAGGGAACGAGATGATGTTTGCGATACACCCCGCGCGCCGAACCAAGCGTGGCGGCGGCATTGTAATAGTGCGTTACGCCATCGACAGTCTCGCGATCGACCACCCCGAACAGGTAGTCGGCATGATCCCGCCGCGAGTCCTGTTCCAGTTCGCGGACGAAGTCTGGTGGCAGCTCGTCAAGATAGGCGGGCACGGCCCCCTCGGGCCAGATCACCAGATCGGCATCCGGGTGCGCGGCACTGAGCTTGCGGTAGGTATCGAGGATGGCGGAACGATAGCCCGGACGCCACTTGACCTCGATCGGGATGTTCCCCTGAACCAGGGCAACCCGGATCGGCTTGCCAAAGTCCCGGCCCCAGTGCGGGAGTCCGCCGGCGAAGCCCACCGCCCATATCAGCACGAGCGCAACGCCGAAGCGCCAACCCGCGCGCCAGCCACGACCGGACCAGGCCGCCAGCAGACCGGCGCTGACGGCCGTGGCCAGACTCACGCCATAGATGCCGATCCAGGAAGCGTAGCCCGCAAGCGGAGTGGCGATCTGGGAATAGCCCGCATCCAGCAGGGGCAGGCCGGTGAACACCCAGCCGCGCAGCCACTCCAACAAGGTCCACGCCAAAGGCGCAACCAGGACGACGCGCAAGGGTGTCTGCAGGCGGGTAAAGCAGCCCTGCAGGACCCCGGCCGCGGCGGGGAACAGCGCCAACACGGATACGAACAGCGCCGTGGCGATGCCCGCTAGGGGCGTATCCATATTGCCGAAGGTGTGCAGGGTGACGAATACCCACGACGCACCCACGCCAAACAAACCCAGACCGAACAGGAATCCGGTGCGGAAACCGTGCCGTGGGCCCTGGGTCGACCACAACGCAAACAATACGGCGAGGGCCAGGGGCGTGAGTGCGAACAGGTGAAACGGGGCAAAGCCCAGAGGAAAAGCAGCTCCAGCGATCAGGGCAAACAAATCGCTCCGTCGCGCAGGCGGCATAACTATTCCGAGGATTCGGCGGCCGTGGCCTGGTCGACCCGACTGACTTCCAGAAGATGTACGCGGCGACTGTCGGCTCGCAGGACACGAAACTCCAGATCATCCAACACGGCCTTCTCACCACGGCGGGGAACATGCTCCAGGTGCGTGATCAGCA is drawn from Acidiferrobacteraceae bacterium and contains these coding sequences:
- the lptE gene encoding LPS assembly lipoprotein LptE gives rise to the protein MWSPSRISSFVAITTVAVVLSACGFHLRGAGDVVPWPKSLDSLRLEGTSKTSDALKYELTRLLQERYGVAVTSDPKAPVLRISKEHFTRSSLALSISGKTSEYRLQLEAVATVNDGAGKTLVPGTVVQVQRSFLYERKEVLAMEAEEQRLRAAMVHEVALRILRRIAARYARGTS
- the leuS gene encoding leucine--tRNA ligase codes for the protein MDNEDYVPQEVEKAARDYWEKQKSFRAAESPARDKFYCLSMFPYPSGKLHMGHVRNYTIGDAIARYQRMRGRDVLQPMGWDAFGLPAENAAMQNQVPPAKWTYDNIDYMRKQLKSLGFAIDWERELATCNPQYYRWNQWMFLRMLEQGIAYKKTGTVNWDPVDQTVLANEQVIDGRGWRTGALVEKREIPMYYLRITDYAEELLSDLDQLHDWPERVRAMQANWIGKSTGVRFAFPYTLDGKEEKLWVFTTRADTIMGVTFCAIAAEHPLAEHAAKKDAKLAAFVEECKQGTVMEADLATMEKKGMPAGIDVVHPLTGEKVPVWVGNYVLMAYGEGAVMAVPAHDERDFHFAQEYGLPIKPVIEVSGEEFSDQAWADWYADKENGRCVNSGKYDGLNYKEAVDAIAADLKAKGLGDKQVQWRLRDWGISRQRYWGCPIPIIHCDHCGDVPVPDEQLPVVLPEDCVPDGSGNPLNRREDFVNVDCPKCGKPARRETDTMDTFVDSSWYYARYCSARNDQAMVGDEVNAWMPVDQYIGGIEHAILHLLYSRFWWKVMRDLKLVQGDEPFQRLLTQGMVLNEIFFRHPESGRIRYFNPAEVEVSSDGKGQRTGAILKSDGQPVESGGIGTMSKSKNNGVDPQALIEQYGADTARLFMMFAAPPEDTLEWSDSAVQGAYRFLKRLWTFAESNKKTARMAHKEQFVADKVRNDLPSSLASIHREVHQNLKQATHDFAKYQFNTVVAAGMKMLNALEKTSPPDKHDSAHRLVVSDGLSVLLRLLAPIAPHITHVLWHELGFDGDIIDAPWPEVDEAALVQDEIELVVQVNGKLRDKITVPAQADKAAVEKIALASENVTRHIDGKTVRKVIVVPGKLVNVVAQ
- the lnt gene encoding apolipoprotein N-acyltransferase; this translates as MPPARRSDLFALIAGAAFPLGFAPFHLFALTPLALAVLFALWSTQGPRHGFRTGFLFGLGLFGVGASWVFVTLHTFGNMDTPLAGIATALFVSVLALFPAAAGVLQGCFTRLQTPLRVVLVAPLAWTLLEWLRGWVFTGLPLLDAGYSQIATPLAGYASWIGIYGVSLATAVSAGLLAAWSGRGWRAGWRFGVALVLIWAVGFAGGLPHWGRDFGKPIRVALVQGNIPIEVKWRPGYRSAILDTYRKLSAAHPDADLVIWPEGAVPAYLDELPPDFVRELEQDSRRDHADYLFGVVDRETVDGVTHYYNAAATLGSARGVYRKHHLVPFGEYPPLDPVFRWLLNSMDIPMADFSAGPVGQPPLKVAGQKAGMAICYETIFAAETAAKAPAATMIVNISENAWYGDSLAPHQLLQMARMRAIETDRPVLRVDNAGLSAAIDARGHVLAESGQFQQGVLMATVQGRTGLTPYVRFRNVPVVALLIIGLLALFALNRRAARN